In Rhizobium gallicum bv. gallicum R602sp, the following proteins share a genomic window:
- the mch gene encoding methenyltetrahydromethanopterin cyclohydrolase: protein MKNGMAHLNRNAQRIIDQIIADDERFGVAYGRGSLGEHLIDAGAASPGGLEVGLRMAEICMGGLGTVSLALDRHNRKWPLSVTVHSSQPVLACLGSQYAGWRLSHEKYFAMGSGPARLLARVEPLFEEITYSETDASTSVLLLETSKAPPPAVVEKVSKATGLGPDALTFIYAPTQSLAGSVQIIGRSLEVALHKAHSLKFPLDAIVDGTGCAPVPAPHPDFLQAMGRTNDAIIYGGLVQLFVLGSAADARALAEELPSCRSRDYGQPFAEIFEKFNGDFYAIDPHLFSPAEVIVTAVETGDTFRAGEWNRDMLEQSLG from the coding sequence ATGAAGAACGGAATGGCCCATCTGAACAGGAATGCGCAACGGATCATCGATCAGATCATTGCCGACGACGAAAGATTTGGCGTCGCATATGGCCGCGGCTCTCTTGGAGAACATCTCATCGACGCCGGCGCGGCAAGCCCCGGAGGCCTCGAAGTGGGTTTGCGGATGGCAGAAATCTGCATGGGTGGTCTGGGAACGGTGTCGCTGGCGCTCGATCGTCATAACCGAAAATGGCCGTTGAGCGTTACCGTCCATTCCTCGCAACCGGTTCTTGCCTGCCTGGGCAGCCAGTATGCGGGTTGGCGGCTTTCGCATGAGAAATATTTCGCCATGGGCTCGGGCCCTGCGCGTCTCTTGGCGCGCGTGGAGCCGCTTTTCGAGGAAATTACCTATAGCGAAACCGATGCTTCGACGTCAGTTCTGCTTCTTGAAACGAGCAAGGCCCCACCGCCAGCCGTTGTCGAAAAGGTATCAAAGGCGACAGGACTAGGCCCTGACGCTTTGACCTTCATCTACGCGCCGACGCAAAGCCTTGCAGGCTCCGTTCAGATTATCGGGCGCTCACTGGAGGTCGCTCTTCACAAGGCCCACAGCCTCAAATTTCCGTTGGACGCGATTGTCGACGGCACGGGATGCGCGCCGGTCCCCGCGCCTCATCCGGACTTCCTGCAGGCCATGGGGCGGACGAACGATGCCATCATCTATGGCGGATTGGTGCAGTTGTTCGTTCTAGGCAGCGCGGCCGACGCGCGCGCGCTCGCCGAAGAGCTGCCGAGCTGCAGGTCGCGTGACTACGGGCAGCCTTTTGCGGAAATCTTCGAGAAATTCAATGGCGATTTCTACGCGATTGATCCGCATCTCTTCAGCCCGGCCGAAGTGATCGTTACGGCTGTCGAGACAGGCGACACCTTCCGCGCCGGTGAATGGAACAGAGATATGCTGGAGCAATCCCTTGGTTGA